A stretch of Mya arenaria isolate MELC-2E11 chromosome 14, ASM2691426v1 DNA encodes these proteins:
- the LOC128215880 gene encoding uncharacterized protein LOC128215880: protein MLKEDVTKLQIIKGHYSVRNVTKRDGIAMKKRQELRETKQLLHKYKQTSKKFQMEKSDTSAELIDLKSLNETLLAENRKLQDDQKKKVYAQKLNSYYRSTIRKIRGCKLPKENQKIEVQNEDDDVEMLLENEIIKENINATMTNLKDDRGIFSNELRMCIIDLFGLEVAVEKNTPAIQIVAQHLFHCNIEASDMPTNSSVQNIVDEGQFLVKSYTADRIKQSESFGLSRDGTSRQKRKILDTAITLDNGEIVSLGFKRVVSETAAKINDVTKSHFKELAKVDSESHLRDIEESNFVAESLQKLAFTMSDRAANKKCADKLLSEWRDNELELCSNEGSKATVLQFHCMAHVLLGFHRYACEDLKHEEKSLAADEQLGRDQLPYFKNWSKKQTVVERVAYTTSTIFGPAGDHLGLRDRWESHCAAKGIKSLIGNYRDNRFNGLFQTSAEILYHLSDFLLVIKTVKCLNNKIKAVEADLVSPVVQTMLKALTAAYIIETGPDTIEIRPTKDPRDLGCEHHFGDLDSSQRRRPNASIHHHSSVQLIKRNRRQLFKWLDEKPDNEKATLMKAARSGGRDLRKAHMAEESLVKRELFNTMQEEPKKKRKKSSKPSDKPESEPILDSTIHSFHVNDYVAIAYQDAWYPGCVEEVDETTAVVNFMAPCRTAGAKEWFTNAKSV from the exons TCAAATGGAGAAGTCAGACACGAGTGCTGAATTGATTGACTTGAAGTCTCttaatgaaacacttttggcagaAAATAGAAAGCTTCAAGATGATCAGAAAAAGAAAGTATATGCGCAGAAACTAAATAGTTATTACAGAAGTACGATAAGAAAGATACGTGGATGTAAGCTGCCAAAAGAAAACCAGAAAATTGAAGTTCAGaatgaagatgatgatgttgaaatgttgttagaaaatgaaattataaaagaGAATATAAATGCTACAATGACAAACTTGAAAGATGATAGaggaatattttcaaatgaattaagaATGTGTATAATTGATCTTTTTGGACTTGAGGTAgctgttgaaaaaaatacaccAGCCATACAGATAGTTGCTCAACACCTCTTTCACTGTAATATTGAAGCCTCAGATATGCCAACAAATTCTTCTGTTCAAAACATTGTTGACGAGGGTCAGTTCTTAGTTAAAAGCTACACAGCTGATAGAATAAAACAATCTGAAAGCTTTGGATTAAGCCGGGATGGAACATCAAGACAGAAGAGAAAGATTTTGGACACTGCGATCACATTGGACAATGGTGAAATTGTCAGCTTAGGGTTTAAGAGAGTTGTTTCTGAGACTGCAgccaaaataaatgatgtaaCAAAATCACACTTTAAAGAACTTGCGAAAGTAGATTCAGAATCGCATCTGAGAGATATCGAAGAATCAAACTTTGTGGCCGAGTCTCTACAGAAATTAGCGTTCACCATGAGTGACAGGGCTGCTAATAAAAAATGTGCAGACAAACTGCTAAGCGAATGGAGAGACAATGAACTTGAGTTGTGCTCAAATGAAGGCTCCAAAGCCACCGTACTTCAGTTCCATTGTATGGCCCATGTACTCCTCGGCTTTCATCGATATGCCTGTGAAGACCtgaaacatgaagaaaaaagtttGGCAGCGGACGAGCAATTAGGTCGTGACCAGCtaccatattttaaaaattggtCGAAAAAGCAGACTGTTGTTGAAAGGGTTGCATACACAACATCTACAATATTTGGGCCAGCTGGCGACCACCTTGGCCTTAGGGACAGATGGGAATCTCACTGTGCTGCCAAGGGAATCAAATCCCTAATTGGCAACTACAGAGACAATCGCTTTAATGGTCTGTTTCAGACATCAGCAGAGATTTTGTACCACTTGTCTGACTTTCTTTTGGTCATCAAGACTGTTAAATGTctaaacaacaaaattaaagcTGTTGAAGCTGACTTGGTATCGCCAGTGGTACAGACCATGCTCAAAGCCCTGACTGCAGCCTACATCATAGAGACCGGTCC GGACACCATCGAAATCAGACCTACAAAGGACCCACGTGACCTTGGGTGTGAGCACCACTTTGGGGACCTGGACAGCTCCCAGCGAAGAAGGCCGAATGCATCAATTCATCACCACTCCAGTGTTCAGCTCATAAAGAGGAATAGGAGACAGCTTTTCAAGTGGTTGGATGAAAAACCTGACAATGAAAAGGCCACACTCATGAAAGCTGCACGAAGTGGTGGTCGTGACTTGCGCAAGGCGCATATGGCTGAGGAGAGTTTAGTCAAACGTGAACTTTTCAACACCATGCAAGAGGAACCaaagaagaagaggaagaagTCCAGTAAGCCATCTGACAAACCAGAATCGGAGCCAATTCTCGACTCTACAATCCATTCTTTTCATGTGAATGACTATGTTGCCATCGCATATCAAGATGCCTGGTACCCAGGATGTGTTGAAGAGGTTGATGAAACTACCGCTGTAGTAAACTTCATGGCACCATGTCGTACTGCTG